In Paroedura picta isolate Pp20150507F chromosome 1, Ppicta_v3.0, whole genome shotgun sequence, the following are encoded in one genomic region:
- the EXOC8 gene encoding exocyst complex component 8: MALSLGEVGAVGGSRLRRQLESGSYVADEYVKILSQQSDGDRDLQEHRQRIHALNEETAQSLKRNVYQNYRQFIETAREISYLESEMYQLSHILTEQKGIMEAVTQALLQQASSADRDDHALGGARRGAADPHANPFLPLSAKDAAANEEGRQRTLTTLLEKVEGCRDLLPESPGKYLVYNGDLVEYDADHMVQIQRVHAFLMNDCLLVAAWLPNRRGTYRYDALYPLDGLAVVNVKDNPPMKDMFKLLMFPESRIFQAENAKIKKEWLEVLEETKRNRVLSEKQRLEQEAPGLAPPPTPPETTNPFEEDEEEESTPEEEIVDLSLEWIQELPEDLDVCIAQRDFEGAVDLLDKLNEYLEDKPVTQLVRELRAKVDERIRQLTDVLVFELSPDRSLRGGPRATRRAVSQLIRLGQSTKACELFLRNREAAVHTAIRQLRIEGATLLYIHKLCHVFFTSLLETAREFETDFAGNSGCYSAFVVWARSAMRMFVDAFSKQVFDSKESLSTAAECVKVAKEHCKQLSEIGLDLTFIIHALLVKDIRGALQSYKDIIIEATKHRNSEEMWRRMNLMTPEALGKLREEMRSCGVTNFDQYTGDDCWVNLSYTVVAFTKQTMAFLEEALKLYFPELHMVLLESLVEIILVAVQHVDYSLRCEQDPEKKAFIRQNASFLYETVLPVVEKRFEEGVGKPAKQLQDLRNASRLMRINPESTTSVV; this comes from the exons ATGGCGCTGTCTCTGGGCGAGGTGGGCGCGGTTGGCGGGAGCCGGCTGAGGAGGCAGCTGGAGTCGGGGAGCTACGTGGCCGACGAGTACGTGAAGATCCTTTCCCAGCAGTCGGACGGCGACCGGGACCTGCAGGAGCACCGGCAGCGCATCCACGCGCTGAACGAGGAGACGGCGCAGAGCCTCAAGCGCAACGTCTACCAGAACTACCGGCAGTTCATCGAGACGGCGCGCGAGATCAGCTACCTGGAGAGCGAGATGTACCAGCTGAGCCACATCCTCACCGAGCAGAAGGGCATCATGGAAGCCGTCACCCAGGCCCTGCTGCAGCAGGCCAGCAGCGCCGACCGCGACGACCACGCTCTGGGGGGCGCCCGGCGAGGGGCCGCCGACCCCCACGCCAACCCTTTCCTGCCCCTCTCGGCCAAAGACGCCGCGGCTAACGAGGAGGGCCGGCAGCGAACGCTCACGACCCTCCTGGAGAAGGTGGAGGGCTGCCGGGATCTGCTCCCTGAGAGCCCCGGCAAGTACCTGGTCTACAATGGAGACCTTGTGGAGTATGATGCGGATCATATGGTTCAGATTCAGAGGGTGCACGCCTTCCTGATGAACGACTGCCTTCTGGTGGCTGCCTGGCTGCCCAACCGACGTGGCACTTACCGTTATGATGCCCTGTACCCACTTGATGGTCTGGCTGTGGTCAACGTTAAGGACAACCCACCCATGAAAGACATGTTCAAATTGCTGATGTTCCCCGAAAGCCGCATCTTCCAAGCTGAGAATGCCAAGATCAAGAAAGAGTGGCTGGAAGTGCTAGAGGAGACCAAGAGGAATCGGGTCctcagtgagaagcagaggctggaACAGGAGgcccctggcctggctcctcccccaactccCCCAGAGACCACCAATCCTTTtgaagaggatgaggaagaggagtCAACTCCAGAAGAAGAAATAGTGGATCTGTCTCTAGAATGGATTCAGGAGTTGCCTGAAGACCTAGATGTCTGCATTGCTCAGAGAGACTTTGAAGGAGCAGTTGATTTGTTGGATAAGCTGAATGAGTATCTGGAAGATAAGCCGGTGACACAGCTAGTCAGGGAGTTAAGAGCCAAGGTGGATGAAAGAATCCGGCAGCTCACTGATGTGCTTGTGTTTGAGCTGTCTCCAGATAGGTCTCTACGAGGTGGACCCAGAGCTACCCGGCGAGCTGTTTCTCAGCTCATCCGCTTGGGTCAATCAACCAAGGCGTGTGAACTTTTCTTGAGGAACAGAGAAGCTGCTGTACATACAGCCATCCGACAGTTACGCATTGAAGGTGCCACTCTGCTGTACATTCATAAGCTCTGTCATGTATTTTTTACTAGCCTATTGGAGACTGCAAGAGAGTTTGAGACAGACTTTGCTGGCAACAGTGGGTGCTATTCTGCTTTTGTTGTTTGGGCCCGATCTGCTATGAGGATGTTTGTGGATGCCTTCAGTAAGCAGGTGTTTGACAGTAAGGAAAGCTTATCAACTGCTGCTGAGTGTGTAAAG GTGGCAAAGGAGCACTGCAAACAGCTCAGTGAAATTGGTCTGGATCTGACCTTCATCATTCATGCCTTGTTAGTGAAGGATATCAGAGGTGCTTTGCAGAGCTACAAGGATATCATCATTGAGGCCACAAAGCACCGTAACTCTGAGGAGATGTGGCGAAGAATGAACCTGATGACCCCAGAAGCtttagggaagctcagagaggaAATGAGGAGCTGTGGTGTGACCAATTTTGACCAGTACACCGGTGATGACTGCTGGGTGAATCTTAGCTACACTGTGGTGGCCTTCACCAAACAAACCATGGCCTTCTTGGAGGAAGCACTCAAACTATACTTCCCAGAGCTGCACATGGTTCTGCTGGAAAGTCTAGTGGAGATCATCCTTGTAGCTGTCCAGCACGTTGATTATAGTTTACGGTGTGAACAGGACCCTGAGAAGAAAGCATTCATCAGGCAGAATGCATCTTTCCTTTATGAAACAGTCCTTCCTGTAGTGGAGAAGAGGTTTGAAGAAGGAGTTGGAAAGCCAGCTAAACAACTGCAAGATCTGAGGAATGCTTCAAGACTGATGCGTATTAATCCTGAAAGTACTACCTCTGTGGTCTGA